Sequence from the Prunus persica cultivar Lovell chromosome G5, Prunus_persica_NCBIv2, whole genome shotgun sequence genome:
AGAATAAATCCCTAATCAAAgccctaattaatttcaaaaaaatcttaaaattataattcatccctaattaaaccctagaatactcaattttaaattaaaactataattaaagatatatagcaaaggagaaggagagaatGAGAATGATACCTTGTTGGTGACAAAAGGAGAGGAGAAGATGTTGTTGCCAAGTTGCCCACCCAAGATAATAGAAGATGTAGCCAATAGAAGAAgaatttgacccaaaaaaagaagaagagagaaacttGCTGCTGCTGTCTGgtagcaaagagagagaaagagagagagagagagagagagagagagagagagagagagagagagaaacaagtaTTCTAATGGCCAAAGAGAAAGATAGAAAAGATGGGACCACATGGATGGGCAACATATGGGTagggtttgtttttaattctttttatttttggactaGGCTTATAACACATATaggtctctttttttttttttgaaaatttttgggCTGGGTGCCTGGGCTGGTCGTGTCCTATAAGAATCTGTATAATTTAAGGCCAGTTTCGATAATTAACCCTACTTAATCAACAACAACCCAAGTTTTAGAATTGTTCTTCTTCGAGTTGAAATTGTTATGTTGTTgacttcaaaaaataaaataaaataaaaagacctAAGTTAAGGAAACTTAGGATGATAGTCCATCTCCTTTCATGAATGTATAATGTATCATAGGCCAACGGCAATATTATGTTTAGCtaatcaaatttgttttgtctTGTTCGGATTTTACTGTTTGGATTGGCATTTACTCCAGCAAAATGTAAATACGAAAAAACATAACTTTATTTGTATTAATGCAGATAAGATTAAATTGAGGATTTCACTAGTAAACTCATTTTAGCGTGACATAATATACAAAAGCCCTTATAGAGCCTATTTAGTCActtgttattttctaattggttcttttaaaattttactaTCCAATTagatacccaaaaaaaaaaaatagaaaatgacatACTAAAATGAGTTTTTGAATAAATACTTGACCAAAGAGTCGTCACCTTAAATTAGCTAACAAAAATATTACTTGAATACATTAATTAAAACCAAAGTTTATCAGTCCTCTCAATAGCAATATAGAATCTCATTAGGATTTTAATTAGATTAACAAATACGGATAAGATTAAGTTGATAGACTCTCATTATCTAACTAGTACTAGTAATCCTGCTAGACACAGGAGGTTTTGCACTATAAATACCTTATCAAACCCACCTGATTTTGTACGCTTAATTCCATCGATCCTTCcaagttgttttcttttcgttTTCTCTGGTTCAGTTTTTATTGCTTCAAGTAGTTTTCTTAGCTTTCTCAGatttatttttgagtgaaagaGATAGAGCAAGAGTTAGAAGAAGGTAACAATGGCTGGGGGCGGTATAGCTCCATCGAGTGGTAGAAAACAATACCCCGGTAAACTCACAGCTAGGGTTCTTATAACATGTATTGTTGCGGCTACCGGTGGTTTGATTTTTGGGTACGACCTTGGAGTTTCAGGTAtgtaacttctttttttcacaacctagttttattttatgtatgcaTGCATCCTTTAATTTCTAGAATTACCATGCAGTGTTTATAAGAATATACATAACATCGTATTTGATTTGGTGATTATGCAGGCGGTGTGACATCCATGGACTCTTTCTTGAAACAGTTCTTTCCAGCAGTTTACCAGAAAGAATCTTCGATCAAGCCTTCCGACGATCAGTACTGCAAATTCGATAGCCAGACACTTACACTTTTCACATCTTCGCTATATTTGGCTGCTCTAGTTGCATGCATTTTTGCATCAACTATAACCAGAGTGTGTGGTCGGAGGCTCACAATGATCTTGGGTGGAGTTCTTTTCTTGGCTGGTGCCTTGGTCAATGCCTTTGCTAATGCTGTTTGGATGCTTTATGTTGGTCGTCTTCTTCTTGGTTTTGGTATTGGATGTGCCAATCAGGTACCCATgattatgattttcttttttgctatATAGAttatactttatgaattttaggttatTTGCAATCCAGTTTGTTATTTCGCGTACTTTTTACAAACCCTAATccatttgttttaattctttttgAGCAGTCTGTGCCTATCTATGTCTCTGAAACAGCCCCATCTAAATACCGTGGTGCTCTCAACATGATGTTCCAATTGTCGATCACAATTGGAATCCTTGCTGCTGGTGTGCTTAACTATTTCTTTGCCGAGATCAAAGGCGGTGGGGGATGGCGTTTGAGTTTGGGAGGTGCTGCAGTCCCTGCCATTATAATCATAGTTGGAGCATTGTTTTTACCCGATACACCAAACTCCTTGGTCGAGCGTGGCAGGCATGAGGAAGCCAAAGCTCAGCTTCTTAAGCTCAGAGGAGTTCCTAATGTTGATGAGGAGTTTAATGACCTAGTTGCGGCCAGTGAAGCATCCAAGTTGGTAAAACACCCATGGGTTAGCTTGTTGAGCAGGAAATATAGACCCCAGCTTGTGTTTGCAATCGGCATCCCCGCCTTCCAGCAACTCACCGGCATGAACGTGATCACGTTTTATGCTCCTGTCTTGTTCAAAACAATGGGGTTTGGAAGCAAAGCTTCTCTCATGTCAGCTGTCATCACCAATCTGGTTAATGCTTTAGCTACATTTGTCTCAATTCTCACTGTTGATAAAGTTGGAAGGAGGAAGCTTTTCTTACAGGGTGGTTGCCAAATGCTCCTCATGCAGGTATGTTAAAGAGTACaagttccttttttatttccctctttgttttattttcttctatttttatggTTTACTTCCTTCAATTTCgtacaaaaaaatcacaatttaatgtttttttttttccttttgttggcATTTTTAGGTGGCTGTTGGAATTGCTATGGCTGTTAAATTTGGGGTCAGCGGCAACCCTGGAAAGTTGACACTAGGGTTTGCAGTTCCCTTGGTGCTCTTAATCTGTGTTTACGTTGCTGGATTTGCCTGGTCTTGGGGGCCTCTAGGATGGTTGGTGCCCAGTGAAATTTTCCCACTTGAAGTAAGGTCTGCTGCTCAGGCTATCAATGTCTCCGTCAACATGATCTTCACCTTTGCCATAGCTCAAGTCTTCACAGCCATGCTCTGCCACATGAAGTTtggcttgttcttcttcttctcagtCTGTGTGGTGGTGATGAGCATTTTCATCTACAAATTGTTGCCCGAAACGAAAGGAGTTCCAATTGAAGAAATGCACACTGTGTGGGAGAATCATCCATATTGGCGGAAGTATGTTGTTAAAGATGAAGGCATTGCCATGGGTAAGGGCAAGGGAGGACAGAGTGCCTaaagtttgtttttgttttagattttctctatattttataaatttttataaactttTTAGGTTTAATTTCGGTCTGGAAAATTTTGTTGGATACtggatttcttttttgatgTGTCTGATtggattaaatttatttattttaaaattgatttaTCTTCAGATTGTCAATTGTGCCCTAGATGCCCAAACTTATATAACGCTTATGCATGTGTATCCGAAGGCCCAATTTATTTCAACCACTTGAATGATAGATTCAAAtcttcatattttgaaaatcaTTATTATGAtaagaaattttaatttagggGCGAGACCACTCAAATAAAACTCCTTTGTGAGCCTTTTATCAAGAGTGCTGTTATTTACATCcctgttttattttctcacaCACCTTATCTTCTCACCcaccatgtaaatttgaaaaaataaaatcctatctttccacccatcattattcctaaaataccatttaattattaattcaagaaAATTCTCTTTGCTATTCCATTAGGGATGCTGATCCTTTGCTTTGGTTTTTctcataattaaaacatacaaatatattttccttAAAACGTAAATTAATTCCCTCTCTCATTCATTATTTGGCGTCTCTTTGTTTAAGTAATGagttttttccctttttaattcttatgaaattgagtttttattttagggttGATGTTGTTTCCTTAAGTCCTTGAAAGTCATTTTTCAAAGGGGTAAATTTgtatataaaattttgaagataagaTGAGTGGGAAAATAAGACAGATGAgtgaaaatagcagcactcataGACCCATAGGGATGAAAGTTACAAAACTCCCCATTAAAGTGGAAAACACATTGCAAGTGGCTTTTAACTCAAGTGATTACAAGTATTTACCCTAGCAATCGAGGTCAAAGATTGAATTCCCCCTCCTCAATATCGCATATATCAAAAACGGAAAACACAATTTGTCAGAAGGAATTAACTTGATGGGTCAACATTTATGTCTGCTTTACGTGCCAGATCAATTCTCATGAAGAAATTGGAAGAAGTGTGCCCCTAACAGTTGGGTTTAACAATTCATAGAGATACGGCGAGAAAAATCCCCACAAAAAGATAGAAAACAAATCTGTCACAATGGTCAAATAAATGAGGTTGAATATGCATTATGCATATGATGTTCTATATAACAATCCAAATTAATCGCCATTGACAGTTGAaacatttctcttttttctctggACTACATTTACATTACCGACTGTTGACGTGGCAGACTGAATCTCTGGGAAAATTCCACAAAACTCACCCCGCCAGGTATCCCAAGGAGTACAGAGTAAGGCTTCTAGAAAAATCATTCATTAATTTCATGTAGCTGTGAAGAATTGTCTGCATGACCTCCATCCGTGGTTCTAATTGCCCTATTGGTATGTGTTTACTTTGAAcaagtatttatttataaaagttTTTGTCAAGTTGAGGGATCATTCTGCCATCCCTGAAGTcaaaaagtattttttttttctgggtcaAGTGACAATATGAACATGGATTATTATATGGTCTTTCTACATCAAAGTTGGAGTCTTGGACCGCATTCATACCTCTCAACGAGCCTTGACAGCAATTGGGTACAAAACATGACTAAGCCACACACCCACACACACTAATCTAGAATTGGCAATCGGGGCACTcgatattaaatttaattactaGAAATTAAAGCTtgtaaataacaaatttctattttttttataaaaaaagaaaaagaaattatgattgaatttttattttccaagagTTCTATTTCGTGGCTTACGAGCTACAATCACTTTCCCACATCATTACGAGTTTGGATTGGACCACCCACGtacttatttatttggcaATAAATAATAATGTCCTTATAGTCAAAATTGTGTCGTGTGCAAACCTTAGTTAACTTAGTTATCCTTGTAAAAGCATAATAAGTTATTCACACTGCACCGGATTATGCGCTGAAAAATTATTGTATGTCATGATAACATCGCTAGAATACCATATGAACGTTGTTTTGAATTCACTAAAATTGTAACACATGTtggatttaaaatttaaattcaaggtATAGTATATAATAGTTGTATACATGTTAAAATAatgattaaagaaaatatgatcATTTGGAAGAGAGAAGACTAGAATCCCTACAAGCTCACACGTCAACAAATTCTTGACTTGTCACTATATGCAACAATTATtctgctatatatatatatacatacataaaagGCGTCGGCCAGTTTCTTTTCCTATAAATGTGCCGACCATACGTTCCCTCCATTCCAATTTATGTCCCATCAAAGCCAAAGAATCGAAGACGATGCTTACAACTCGAAATGGCATGCAAAATGGAATGCATGCATAATGCTTTGCTTTGCCCTAAAGCAATTGCCACCGCCCAATCCATCCCCCACTGgcgttttatttttcaagtttaaaCGCCGCACCCCCCAAGCTACGCCTAGCTAGCATTAGCATATGCACCAAAGACAACCTTCGCCTAGTACTTCCAATTGTAATGCATAATAATTATCTATGTTTGATGTAACATCGTTGGGGATTTTTATTCTGGGTTtggtttccaatttgattttatattgTGGCAGGTCATTAATCAAGGAGAGTGCATGGATTAGGCTCTTAAACTAGGATTAGGAGGCAGATAATTAGGGGTGTTCTTTGTGTTAGTTTATCTTATCTAATGAACATGAGATTGTGAATTTTATAGTCCTGTCCTGTCTTATTTTTCGTTACAATCTTATCTAACTAACCTAACTGACATAGGATTGGTGTGTGcgtgtgttttttattttatggttgGCCACTACTACTAGATCTTGGGGGGTTACAATTAAGCTAAGCTGATCCAAGTTTTGCCTCATTCTTTTTCAGTTCGGACAActacaatttcatcaattgtCACTGTATTCTTCTCTTACAGTTCAATTAGATTTTTAAACCTATAAATCTTCTAAGACATACCAAGTCGTACTTAGACACATAAATAAGTCATGTACCAGTTCAAATCTCTCCTTTCGTACTTTAAATTAgatttaaatagaatattatttatattttaaaaaaaattcaaacctcaaaaaaagactaaaaatTGTGCATGCCATAACAATTTGTCGACACCTAATTTGACTGGCCGTCAGGggttaagaaaagaaaatgtgaggcctattattttatagaaaaacgttaaaagaaaattatagtaTTTTGAAAAGTTGGTAGAGTTAAGAAAGTATAATTGGTTGAAGAAAAAGTTAATATAATTATGGAAGATGGGGAAAAAAcctacttctttttttatacaatGCAAAAAACCATGTTTATCAAATTTTGTTCACTAAATAAGGTTGCAGTAAAATACAAACAAGCAGGAACGCATGTGCATATTGGGTTGTATAGCCCACacggaatttttattttatttttaaatatcatGCAGTCttgataaaaaattaaaaataaaataccatgTAGTTAAATAGCCACAGCCCAacccaaattaaaaatataaaatcctTATTGTTTTACATAAATTGTTAACATGTTCTATTTACACATTATAATGTCGCCGGATCATTATTGAAATCCTAATAAGTAGGTAAAGAATATTTTAATGATGAATCAACACATGTTACAAAATATATCGCGACACATCATTTGGTgactaaattttataaataaatttacttactCTAAAATTATTCGAAGAAAGATAAATATTCGGCTCTTCTAGCCAAGTGTTGCCATAGGGGAAGATCGGTGTACCTTCAGTAGCCTAGACTACTTGGTCATTGAACCCCAGACAGATTTACCTTATGTAGCCTAGCCATTGAACCCCAAACAAATAgatttattcttattacgcTTTCATAACATCCTTTTCTCTTCATTAACTAGTAACATCCCCttgattaagaaaaaaataaccTAGTAACATCCcctctttaaatttatttaatcagGCAAGTAACATCCTCTTTTAAGTTAGGGCGAACACGCCATATCCCCTCCTTCCCTCCtcccaaaatttaaaatatatgaatttttacaAAGCATGTAACTTTGATTTGTTACATGCTTTGATATATTTTTGGAGataataattttgttatttatcCAGCCACATCATATATTCATAGTAGATATCATATTATAATGGATTCATCTTAGCTTTTAGTGGTCACATATAATAATGATATTGTACCGTATTCTTTGATTATATCATTGATCACATCTCTAACAAACGATAagacttatatttttaaaagtgaaaTATATGTGACTCTCACTTCTATAAGACAAAAAACATATGTAGTTTGCAATTacgttggaaaaaaaaaacattttaccggccttgaaaataaaaacaccgAATGTTTACAACCCTTTGAACTGTTGTGAGTATACCCTACAACCAAATGAGATTTTAAACAATGTGGGTTTCAGATTGTGTGATTTATGAATAGCTCCATCCATTGATGTTTATTTAAGTTGTAGAGCTAGTTTAGATTGCTCCGCAAGTCAAGCCTGTCTCTTTAAAAATAGGCAGAAAACTGCCCGACCCTTCTCACTATTgtgttgaccaaaaaggatcTTCAATAGGAAACGTTCTTCATGCCTCTTTAAAACAGAACCATTTAATGAATcataaaatagaaataaataaataaataacttattaatattaattttgacTGGTATTaattaggaaaaagaaattaagccTTTAATTGTGGCCATCGCATTCACTTCTTTTGGTCCATTTGGAATTTGTAAGTATCCCTGTTGAGCCTGCAGGCCCCAAACAGTGCCATGCTTTTGGTCATAAAAAGACGCTTGAAACTGCCAAGAATTTCAGTTTGAAACTTTTGCTGTATAATAAGCTGCAAGTCTCATCTCACATTAGCCGTCCAAAACAAAGTCTTCATTTTTAATTCCCAAATCCAATGATTCCAATAAACCCCTCAAAACCTTGCCTTTAAAATCCCATACACTCTTCCACACATACCCAATAGAACtatcaatctctctctctctctctctctctctctctccctcagaATCTAGACCTATGGACCAGTTAGCTCCTTTGAACCCTGaaagcccaaaact
This genomic interval carries:
- the LOC18775672 gene encoding sugar carrier protein C — protein: MAGGGIAPSSGRKQYPGKLTARVLITCIVAATGGLIFGYDLGVSGGVTSMDSFLKQFFPAVYQKESSIKPSDDQYCKFDSQTLTLFTSSLYLAALVACIFASTITRVCGRRLTMILGGVLFLAGALVNAFANAVWMLYVGRLLLGFGIGCANQSVPIYVSETAPSKYRGALNMMFQLSITIGILAAGVLNYFFAEIKGGGGWRLSLGGAAVPAIIIIVGALFLPDTPNSLVERGRHEEAKAQLLKLRGVPNVDEEFNDLVAASEASKLVKHPWVSLLSRKYRPQLVFAIGIPAFQQLTGMNVITFYAPVLFKTMGFGSKASLMSAVITNLVNALATFVSILTVDKVGRRKLFLQGGCQMLLMQVAVGIAMAVKFGVSGNPGKLTLGFAVPLVLLICVYVAGFAWSWGPLGWLVPSEIFPLEVRSAAQAINVSVNMIFTFAIAQVFTAMLCHMKFGLFFFFSVCVVVMSIFIYKLLPETKGVPIEEMHTVWENHPYWRKYVVKDEGIAMGKGKGGQSA